A stretch of Deltaproteobacteria bacterium DNA encodes these proteins:
- the recC gene encoding exodeoxyribonuclease V subunit gamma — MPGLNVFLSNRLENLVSALAETLRVPLPSPLRTEMIVVQSKGMERWVSLELAKRHRVAANLSFPFPNALIEVVFRVFLADPAEGSPFEPEVMTWRIMEVLSDPLRRRQFPDLDSYLSDDETGLKQLQMSIRIADLFDQYLLFRPEMILRWDNGSERHWQAVLWREVAAGTDRSHRATQRNRFFQHLHSREFIPGSLPERISVFGISYLPPFHLDILRGLASTVQVNLFLMNPTGEYWGDIVSEREMRQYTVFPSESGPLHLEEGNSLLASLGRRGRAFFSLVSELEDSTELEDFEDPGERSILACVQSDILHLRNRYYEQCRLSFDVESDRSIEFHSCHGTMREVEVLHDHLLGMFDEKPTLEPHHIMVMTPDVEVYAPFVRAVFGAPENESLRIPFRIADQSLRKEGLLAEPFLSILDLAAGRLGATDVLSILEAPAVRRTFGLSELDVDLIQRWIEETHIKWGVSASERAGMGLPAIPENTWSAGLDRLLLGYAMRGEGRRMFDGILPFDGIEGGEAIVLGSFVEFMDRIFQWRMALGNPHNLSEWAEMLEGILDDFFEPRDENEFEMRMLRRLISSLTEMEDRSGFSGTVAVEVVRSYLKRAFEREGFGLGFLAGGVTFCSMLPMRSIPFRVVCLLGMNDDSFPRKSSVLGFDLMAKAPRKGDRSRREDDRYLFLEAILSAREKLYISYVGQSIRDNSKIPPSVVVSELLDYVRQGFQAPGREAPSRWVCEHSLQAFNSMYFDPDGDLLSYSEENCGAARSLRAHVPQPFRFIASRLDDPGEEWRVVDVEQLCSFYANPCRFLLKQRLGVALDEEPALLDDRELFALDRLEEYVLKQELNEELISGADAEAFFARARASGRLPHGAAGICEYDRVENAASRFSERLRPIVELGALAPVEVNVPLAGFRLTARIDHLYPGALLHARCAKIKAQDRLRIWIHYLALGSSAHFDSSRKGILIGEDKTFVYRPPNQPERILETLLLRYWEGLCRPIHFFPEASLAFAGAAAKDGKMGENALKAARRVWDAPWRPEAADRYYELCLRDSTPLDNEFEQLSQELFGPLLERQEEHSLWETLEIST; from the coding sequence ATGCCGGGCCTGAACGTTTTTCTGAGTAATCGCCTGGAGAACCTGGTGTCCGCCCTGGCTGAGACACTGCGCGTTCCCTTGCCGTCTCCGCTGCGAACAGAAATGATTGTTGTCCAGAGCAAAGGCATGGAACGATGGGTGTCTTTGGAACTCGCCAAACGTCATCGTGTCGCTGCAAACCTGAGTTTCCCGTTTCCAAACGCTCTGATCGAGGTCGTCTTCCGTGTTTTTCTCGCAGACCCGGCCGAAGGATCTCCCTTCGAGCCCGAGGTCATGACCTGGAGAATCATGGAAGTCCTGAGCGATCCGCTTCGGAGACGACAATTTCCGGATCTGGACTCGTACCTCTCTGATGACGAAACCGGACTGAAACAACTGCAGATGTCGATTCGCATTGCGGATCTCTTTGACCAGTACCTGCTGTTTCGACCGGAGATGATCCTCAGGTGGGACAATGGAAGTGAACGCCATTGGCAGGCGGTTTTGTGGAGAGAAGTGGCCGCGGGTACGGACAGGTCCCATCGCGCAACGCAGAGGAACCGGTTCTTTCAACATCTCCACAGCCGGGAATTCATTCCCGGGTCGCTTCCTGAACGGATTTCCGTTTTCGGCATCTCCTACCTGCCGCCTTTTCATCTCGATATCTTGCGTGGACTTGCGTCAACGGTTCAAGTGAACCTGTTTCTTATGAACCCGACCGGAGAATACTGGGGAGACATCGTATCCGAACGCGAGATGCGTCAATATACCGTTTTCCCTTCCGAATCCGGCCCGTTGCATCTGGAAGAGGGAAATAGTCTCCTTGCGTCGTTAGGCCGGCGCGGGAGAGCGTTCTTCTCGCTGGTTTCCGAACTCGAAGATTCAACGGAACTGGAAGATTTTGAGGATCCGGGGGAGCGAAGCATACTCGCGTGCGTTCAATCCGATATTCTCCACCTCCGCAACCGCTACTATGAGCAATGCCGGCTTTCGTTTGACGTGGAATCGGACCGTTCGATCGAGTTTCACTCTTGCCACGGCACTATGCGCGAGGTAGAGGTCCTTCACGACCACCTGCTCGGGATGTTTGACGAGAAGCCCACGCTGGAACCCCACCACATCATGGTAATGACCCCGGACGTAGAGGTCTATGCCCCATTCGTACGGGCCGTTTTCGGGGCTCCGGAAAACGAGTCTTTGCGAATACCATTTCGAATAGCCGATCAGAGTCTTCGAAAGGAAGGGCTCCTGGCGGAACCCTTCCTTTCCATCCTCGATCTGGCCGCCGGCCGGCTCGGAGCAACGGATGTGCTTTCCATTCTTGAAGCTCCTGCGGTCCGGCGAACGTTCGGTCTATCCGAATTGGATGTAGACCTGATCCAACGTTGGATAGAGGAAACGCACATAAAATGGGGCGTGAGTGCTTCGGAACGAGCCGGAATGGGGCTGCCTGCAATTCCGGAGAACACCTGGTCCGCCGGGCTGGATCGCTTACTACTAGGGTACGCCATGCGCGGAGAAGGCCGGCGGATGTTTGACGGCATTCTTCCCTTTGACGGCATCGAAGGCGGTGAGGCCATCGTTTTGGGTTCTTTCGTAGAATTCATGGATCGGATATTCCAATGGCGGATGGCGCTGGGAAACCCGCATAACCTCAGCGAATGGGCGGAGATGCTTGAAGGGATTCTGGACGATTTTTTTGAACCCCGAGACGAAAACGAATTCGAGATGCGGATGCTTCGACGCCTCATCTCGAGCCTCACTGAAATGGAGGATCGATCCGGCTTCTCCGGGACGGTCGCGGTTGAAGTCGTACGATCCTATCTGAAGCGGGCTTTCGAACGCGAGGGCTTCGGCCTGGGGTTCCTGGCCGGAGGCGTCACGTTCTGCTCCATGCTGCCCATGCGCAGCATTCCTTTCAGAGTGGTCTGTCTCTTGGGCATGAACGATGACTCCTTTCCAAGGAAATCGAGCGTGCTCGGCTTCGATCTTATGGCCAAGGCTCCCAGGAAAGGAGATCGTTCCCGCAGGGAGGATGACCGCTATCTGTTCTTGGAGGCGATCCTCTCCGCACGAGAGAAACTCTATATCAGTTATGTGGGTCAGAGCATTCGAGACAACAGTAAGATCCCGCCGTCCGTAGTGGTCAGTGAACTGTTGGATTACGTCAGGCAGGGATTCCAGGCCCCCGGAAGAGAGGCGCCGAGCCGGTGGGTGTGCGAACATTCCCTTCAGGCGTTCAATTCCATGTATTTCGATCCGGACGGGGACCTGCTCAGTTATTCGGAGGAAAATTGCGGCGCGGCTCGAAGTCTGAGAGCGCATGTCCCGCAGCCTTTTCGCTTCATTGCTTCGCGCTTGGACGATCCGGGAGAGGAATGGCGCGTCGTGGATGTGGAGCAGTTGTGTTCCTTCTACGCCAATCCCTGCAGATTCCTGTTGAAGCAGCGTTTGGGAGTGGCCTTGGATGAAGAACCCGCCTTGCTGGACGACCGTGAGCTTTTCGCTCTGGACCGCCTCGAGGAGTATGTCCTGAAGCAGGAACTAAACGAGGAGCTGATTTCGGGTGCGGACGCAGAGGCGTTTTTTGCCAGGGCCCGGGCTTCGGGGCGTCTCCCTCACGGGGCGGCCGGAATCTGTGAGTACGATCGGGTGGAGAATGCCGCGTCCCGATTTTCGGAAAGACTGAGACCGATCGTGGAACTCGGCGCCCTGGCTCCAGTTGAAGTGAATGTACCCTTGGCGGGATTCCGGCTTACAGCCCGGATTGATCATCTCTACCCCGGAGCGCTGCTCCACGCACGATGCGCAAAGATCAAAGCACAAGACCGGCTGCGTATCTGGATTCATTATTTGGCGCTAGGCTCCTCCGCTCACTTCGATTCGTCCCGGAAGGGGATTCTGATAGGGGAGGACAAGACGTTTGTTTATCGGCCTCCAAATCAACCCGAGCGGATTCTGGAGACCCTGCTCTTAAGGTATTGGGAAGGACTTTGCAGGCCCATCCATTTTTTTCCTGAGGCCTCCCTCGCCTTTGCCGGAGCCGCGGCGAAAGATGGGAAAATGGGGGAAAATGCCTTGAAGGCCGCTCGGAGGGTCTGGGACGCTCCATGGCGTCCTGAGGCCGCCGACCGATATTACGAGCTATGCCTCCGCGATTCCACTCCTCTTGACAACGAGTTCGAGCAGTTGTCCCAGGAACTTTTCGGCCCCTTGCTGGAACGTCAGGAAGAACACAGTCTATGGGAAACGTTAGAAATTTCGACTTGA
- a CDS encoding DUF1566 domain-containing protein has translation MKAKLIFILLTYALFALLTGCEKREALPPASKKPKLLVVPLAGGSNLAPGFHDSLNRSIQYALANLQRFDIVKPRETKCAEEDLGCVLRETHVDHVVGWKLYKSGICYHLMMEHYTGNQDTPDSLDRNIVIDDYIVDPRRCIERSPDYDPLNFVKENVLETMGNDRLAKLRGSLSSSLLLLPVDTGSGFDLPARQVSDGVASALAAMGFSNVRMLTEAESSAGVKAASSLCASLEQYRAAEGLEVRLDQCGKVYMATLSHCLRRSSGACEIEETKKCMSLGPIEGPEGCCLTGVNEQSLANLITDNAVGLITGGGEFARYIAKKDHTFQRQAQVPEVTPSDLVAGRFHVDGDLVYDYRLGLIWCKRSKTDARYTRNDAMGYAEKVFSVQGYKNWRLPSPLEMQSLYYDAPDRQKRTNYSKTSERPRPTLLNPIFEYPPGAYWMAGARVSASVILEEVLAGEKNSWLVSNTREHARLFPVKPFPKEARTRYAALMGQVAPIPLRFTVSFIGGTKEIDSAAEFLTLTTGKQVAAFGLENWLEEHNRTGVSFHLHGTEAGMGDLLNYLVSNNALGVIHDNSLYLITSAANATPRNKGATVAAYRRQQGQ, from the coding sequence ATGAAAGCGAAACTCATTTTCATCCTGCTCACGTATGCTTTGTTCGCCTTGCTGACGGGGTGTGAAAAACGAGAAGCGCTGCCTCCTGCATCCAAGAAACCCAAGCTGCTGGTGGTCCCATTGGCCGGTGGGTCCAATCTCGCCCCCGGATTCCACGATAGTCTGAACCGAAGTATTCAGTATGCATTGGCGAATCTTCAACGGTTCGACATTGTCAAACCCAGGGAGACAAAGTGCGCCGAAGAGGACCTCGGCTGCGTTCTTCGGGAGACGCACGTGGACCATGTTGTGGGTTGGAAACTCTACAAGAGCGGTATCTGCTACCATCTTATGATGGAGCATTACACCGGCAACCAGGACACTCCAGACTCGCTGGATCGGAATATTGTCATTGACGACTATATCGTGGATCCGCGGAGATGCATCGAACGTAGTCCGGATTATGACCCGCTCAATTTCGTGAAAGAAAACGTACTTGAAACCATGGGCAACGATCGGTTGGCCAAACTGAGGGGTTCACTCTCCTCTTCGCTTTTGCTCCTGCCGGTGGATACAGGTTCCGGATTCGATCTGCCGGCGCGTCAGGTTTCGGACGGAGTGGCGAGCGCGCTCGCGGCTATGGGCTTCTCGAACGTGCGGATGTTAACAGAGGCCGAGTCTTCGGCCGGCGTAAAAGCCGCGAGTTCTCTCTGCGCGTCTCTGGAGCAATATCGAGCCGCCGAAGGGTTGGAGGTCCGACTGGACCAATGTGGGAAGGTCTACATGGCTACCCTTTCTCATTGTCTCAGACGCTCCAGCGGTGCTTGCGAAATCGAGGAGACCAAAAAATGTATGAGCCTGGGGCCGATTGAAGGCCCTGAAGGTTGCTGTTTAACCGGAGTCAATGAGCAGAGTCTCGCCAACCTGATTACGGATAACGCCGTCGGTCTCATTACGGGCGGGGGTGAGTTCGCCCGGTATATCGCTAAGAAAGATCATACATTCCAACGGCAAGCGCAGGTTCCCGAGGTAACTCCTTCCGATTTGGTTGCGGGAAGATTCCATGTTGACGGCGATCTGGTATATGATTACCGCCTCGGATTGATATGGTGCAAGAGGTCGAAGACGGATGCGAGGTACACCAGGAATGACGCCATGGGTTACGCCGAGAAGGTCTTCAGCGTGCAAGGCTACAAGAACTGGAGGCTTCCCTCGCCATTGGAAATGCAAAGCTTGTACTATGACGCTCCGGATCGTCAGAAACGAACCAACTATTCGAAAACCAGCGAGAGGCCTCGTCCCACCCTGTTGAATCCCATCTTTGAATACCCTCCCGGAGCCTACTGGATGGCAGGCGCTCGAGTGTCGGCGAGCGTGATTCTGGAGGAAGTGCTGGCAGGAGAAAAGAATTCCTGGCTTGTGAGCAATACGCGGGAGCACGCCCGGCTGTTTCCCGTAAAGCCATTTCCTAAAGAAGCTAGAACCCGGTACGCTGCTCTCATGGGTCAGGTTGCTCCGATACCTCTGCGATTCACGGTTTCGTTTATCGGGGGGACGAAGGAAATCGATTCTGCCGCGGAATTCCTTACTCTAACCACCGGGAAACAAGTTGCGGCTTTTGGCCTCGAGAACTGGCTGGAAGAGCATAACCGGACGGGTGTTTCGTTTCACCTTCACGGGACCGAAGCCGGCATGGGGGACTTGTTGAATTACCTGGTATCCAACAATGCGCTGGGCGTGATTCACGATAATTCACTGTACCTGATTACATCGGCGGCAAATGCAACTCCTCGCAACAAAGGAGCCACCGTGGCCGCCTATCGGCGGCAACAGGGCCAGTAG
- a CDS encoding FAD-dependent oxidoreductase — protein MAERVVVVGGGAGGPSAAAKAKRLKPDLDIHIIEAGPHVSYAACPTPYYIADMIATPEEIIARTPEEFEKSGIHVHLNTAVEELDFNQGTALDSRGKRWSFDKLVYAAGASSILPDIPGAHSGRIFALKSLQDAIRIKTFIETRKPKSVIILGAGFIALEMCEAFRLRGLDTTVLYRGNLPAKRMGEELSKIVLDEMKANGVRFVPGVEPAAIVEEADRLRVETKDGVFSADMVLAALGVHPGVAATGVCSSWRRGEQTGPGGRSKYRRRSIRISRRGRILVLQVLRAGSGLYGSERG, from the coding sequence ATGGCAGAACGAGTCGTTGTGGTCGGCGGGGGGGCAGGCGGTCCGAGCGCCGCAGCCAAGGCAAAACGACTAAAGCCGGACCTCGATATCCATATCATCGAGGCGGGACCCCACGTTTCCTATGCGGCGTGCCCGACCCCCTACTACATCGCGGATATGATCGCTACGCCGGAAGAGATCATCGCCCGAACGCCGGAGGAGTTCGAAAAGTCGGGTATACATGTTCATCTGAACACGGCCGTCGAAGAATTGGATTTCAATCAAGGAACGGCCCTGGACTCCAGAGGAAAAAGGTGGTCTTTCGACAAGTTGGTATACGCGGCCGGCGCCTCATCCATCCTCCCCGATATTCCGGGGGCGCATTCGGGAAGGATCTTCGCCCTGAAAAGCCTCCAGGACGCCATCCGAATAAAGACTTTCATTGAAACTCGTAAGCCGAAGTCGGTTATTATTCTCGGGGCAGGTTTTATAGCCCTGGAGATGTGCGAGGCGTTCCGGCTTCGGGGGCTGGATACCACGGTGTTGTATCGGGGTAATCTGCCCGCGAAGCGAATGGGTGAAGAGCTATCCAAGATCGTTCTCGACGAAATGAAAGCAAACGGCGTGCGATTCGTTCCCGGTGTCGAGCCGGCGGCTATCGTGGAAGAAGCCGACCGGCTGCGGGTCGAAACCAAGGACGGCGTCTTTTCCGCTGATATGGTGCTGGCTGCGCTGGGTGTTCACCCTGGTGTCGCGGCAACCGGAGTTTGTTCCTCTTGGAGACGTGGCGAACAAACAGGGCCGGGTGGCCGGAGCAAATATCGGCGGAGAAGCATCCGAATTTCCAGGCGTGGTAGGATCCTGGTGCTTCAAGTTCTTCGAGCTGGAAGTGGCTTATACGGGTCTGAACGAGGTTGA